The DNA region GTGTGCGTGGCGCCCCGCCTCGGGCGGGATCCCGTTCCGGCCGGTGTGCGGACCGTGCCGGTGCGGCCGCGTGTCACTCGGCATGTGTATGCCGTGTGGCGGGCGGATGCGGATCGGCGGCCTGCGATTCGGGCGGCCGTGGATGCGTTGCGCTCCGCGGGGGTGCGGGTTTCTTAGGGGCCGTTGTTCGGGTGCGGGTCCGGTGGGGGCTTGTCGCGCAGTTCCCCGCACCCCTAACGGGGCGCAGGCCGCCCCCCTCGCCTCAGAGTGCAGCGAGTTTGCGGAAGTCCCATGAGGCTGTTGCTTTTGGGGTCAGGCGCATCCAGGCGTGTCTGCCGTCGTGGGGCATCTCGGGCAGGCCGAAGTTCTTGCGGGCGAACAGCCGCTCCACGGAGTCGAGTTCGGGGTACGGCTCGCCCGTGCGCGGTGCCTCGCCGATGAACTCGACGGTGCCTGAGAGTTCGACGCCCCGCAGGTCGTCGTACTCCTCGCCCGCGTCGACGACCACGGCGACACGGGGGTCGCGGCGCAGGTCGGCCCAGCGCTTGCTGCGTGTGATCGAGTACAGCCAGAGGGACTTGCCGTCCCAGGCGAACCAGAGCGTGCTGACGTGCGGCGCGCCGTCGGCCGACACGGTCGCCAGCCGGCAGGTGCGCTGAGTGGTCAGGAACTCGTCCAGCTCGTCGGGTGTCATCATGATCCTTCGGCCCCGGCGCTGAGTGACGGCCATACGGTTCCCCTCATTTCTGACGTGACGTCAGAAAAGCATGAGGTGTCTTCCGTCCGTACGCAATGGTGGCTACGCTCGCGCGCCACCGCAGACCAGGTCGACCGGGCCGCGCAGGGTCCGGGACCGCCCGCGACAGGGGGAGCCCATGCCGTCGTTCGAGCAGCTCAGCGAACTCCTCGACCCCGCCACCACGGTCCTGCTCACCGTCGAGTGCCAGCAGGGTGTCGTCGGCCCGGACAGCGCGCTGCCCGAACTCGCCAAGGAGGCCCGCTCCTCGGGCGCGCTCACCCGGGTCGCCCGTCTCGTCACGGCGGCCCACGAGAGCGGCGTACAGGTCATGCACGCTGTCGCCGAGCGCCGTCCCGACGGCCGGGGGGCCAACCACAACGCCCGGTTGTTCCGCGCGGCCGAACGTCTGCCGGTGCGGCAGCTGTCGGGGACCGCCGCGGTACGTGTCGCGCCGCCCATCGAGGTGGCCGAGGAGGACCTCGTCGTACGCCGGCTGCACGGTCTGTCGCCCCTCGCCGGTACCGACGTCGACGCGCTGCTGCGCAACCTCGGCTGCCGCACGCTGATCGTGACCGGAGTCTCCGCCAACGTGGCCGTGCCCAACGCCGTGTTCGACGCGGTGAACCGCGGCTACACCGTCGTCGTGCCCGGGGACGCCATCGCGGGGGTGCCTTCCGACTACACCCCCGCGATGATCCGCAACACGCTCGCGCTGGTGGCCACAGTCGCCACCACGGACGAGGTACTGGCCTGTCTCAAGCGACCCCGCCGGGTCAGCCGAGCGTGATCGAGTCCCCGCTGACGGTGATCTTGGCGGCGGTGAGGCCGCTGGTCGCGGGCCCCTTCTTGACGCTGCCGTCCGTGGCGTTGAACTGGCTGCCGTGGGCGGGGCAGGTGATGGTGCCGTCGGCGACGCTGTTGATCTGCTGCTTCTGGTGCGGGCACACCGTCGAGTAGGCCTTGAACTCACCGGCCGTCGGCTGTGTGACGACCACACCCTGATCGGCGAACACCTTGCCGCCGCCCTCCGGGATGTCGGTGGTCTTGGCCAGCGCCGCGCCCCCGCCGGAGCCCGACGACTCGGAAGCGTCGGAGGAGCCGGACGAGCTGTCGTCGGAGCCTCCGCAGGCGGTCAGCGTGGCGGCGATACCGGCCCCGCCTAGCGCCGCCAGGAGGGTGCGACGACAGAGCGCCGGCGCAGGCTTGAGCGATTCGCTGGACATAGTGGCGGTCCCTTCCACAGATGTGCAGATGCGCGTTTGTGAAGTTGTGTGTTGATCCAACAGGGGGTACGGGTGCGTCCCCCGAGCAGTTCAGGCGGTTCAGGAATTGAGCGACTTCTTGATGAAATCGAGATCCAGCCTGAGCAGGGTGTCTATCACGCTCTCCTGTGTCACCAAGTGCGTGGCTCCTGGCAGCGGGAGCACGGTGTGCGGCCGGCCCGCGGCGAGCAGCGCCGCCGAGAACCGCAGCATGTGTGCGGGCGCCACATTGTCGTCGGCCATCCCATGGACGAGCATCAAGGGGCGCGTGAGCTTGTGGGCGTGCGCCACCAGGGAGCAGCGTTCGTAGTTCCCCGGCTGGACGTCCGGGTGGCCCATGAACCGCTCCTTCCAGTGCGTGTCGTACAGCCGCAGATCGGTCGGGGCCGCGCCCGCGACCGCCGCGTGGAACACGTCGGGCCGGTGCAGTACGGCCCCCGCCGCGAGATAGCCGCCGAAGGACCAGCCCCGGATGGCCACGCGTCCCGAGTCCAGTTCGGGGAAGAGCTCCGCGGCCGCGCGTACGGCGTCCGCCTGGTCCTCGATCACGGGCATGAGCTGATCCCCGTGGATGGCAGTCTCCCAGGCCCGGTCGCGCCCCGGCGTCCCCCGTCCGTCGACGCACAGCACCGCGAAACCCTGGTCGGCGAACCACTGGTTCACGGCGTGGTGCCAGGCGGCGGCCTTCACGACCTTCTGCGCGCCGGGCCCCGAGTACGAGTGCACGATCACGGGCAGACGGCCCGCCCCCGGTTCGTACGACGTCGGCAGGTACAGCGCCGCCCGCAGCTCCCGCTCGCCGAGGGTCAGGAAGCGGGGGCGCGGCTCGGTCACGGGCCGCTCGGCCAGCACCCGGATCCGCCCGGACGGTTCGCCGTCCCGCAACACCGTCACCGTCTGCCCGTCGAGGGTGGTGCTGTCCAGGACGACGGTGTCGCCCCCGAAGACGGCGCGGTGCACGCCCGGCTCTTCGGTGAGCCGCTCGAAGCCCTTGTCCGGGTCGTACGACCAGACGTGCACCTCGGTCGGCTCCTCGGACGCCGTGAAGCAGAGCCGGTCGCCCACCACGGCGAGCAGTTCGTGGACGTACATGCCCTCCGGAGTGCGCACCCCGGTCCCGGTCATCAGCAGTCCGCGCGAGCCCTCCTGCGTGGTGACGACCAGGCCGGCGGTGGCGGTGGCAGCCGGCGTTCCCGGTACGAACTCCAGCCAGGCGGCGTCCCGGAGGTGATGGAGCGTCGTCGTCGTACCCGTCCAGGGATCTATCCGGAGCAGATACGCCGAGCGCTGGTCCCTGGTCTGCACGACGGCGGAGGGTTCGGTGTCGTCCCACGTCGCGTGCACGACGTACTCGAAGGCCGGGTCGGTCCACTCGCCGGCCGGATGCGGACCGGAGGCCTCCTTGGGGAGCCGTATGTCGACACGGTCGCCGTCGAGCCGCACCATGTGCAGCGACAGCTCGGCGTTGGCGGTGCCCGCGGCCGGGTACCGGATCGCGCGCGGCGGACGCGAGGGCTCGGCGGAATCGCTGATGTACCACTGCTGGACAGGTGAGTTGTCGACGCGTACCACCAGCAGCGCGTCCCCCTCCGGAGACCACCAGAACGACCGGGTACGGTCCAGCGACTCGGCCGAGACGTGGTCGGAGAGCCCGTACGTCACCTCCGGGCCCTCAGGCCTGGCCAGCGCGCGGTCGGCCGTGCCGTCGACGCGTACGACGCGGAGGGCGCCGTCACTCACGTACGCGATGCGGGAGCCGTCGGGGCTCGGGCGTGGGGCGACGACCGGGCCCGCCGTGGGGATCCGGCGCGGGACGCCCTCGTCCGTGCGTAGGACCCACAGGGCGCCCGAGAGTGCGAACACGACCAGGCGGACGGCCGCGTCGGTGGCGTACGAGACGATCCCCGCGCTCGTCTCGCGGGCCCGCTCGCGGCGGATCCGCTCGGCCTCCGGGACCTCCCCGTCGTCGCCGAGCGTCAGCGGGTCGGCGAGCAGCCGCTCCTCGCCGTTCTCGTAGAGCCAGAGCAGGCTCGTCGTGGAGCGGCCGCTCGTGGTGCGCAGGAAGAGGACGCGGTCGCCGTCCGGCGAGACGGTGAAGCCGCGCGGCACGCCGAGGGAGAAGCGTTTCGTGCGGGCGTACTGCAGGGGCAGGTCTTCTGCGGTCACAGGTGATCCCTTCGTGCGAGTGGACGGGGAACGCCCCAGTAACCTGGGGCGATGCTCAAGGAAGTCAGCGCGACCCGCTATGTCACGCCGTTGCGTGAGGGCGGCTCGCTGCCGGGGCTCGTCGAGGCGGACGATCTCGGAACGTACGTCATGAAGTTCACCGGCGCCGGACAGGGACGGAAAACCCTCGTCGCGGAGGTCGTATGCGGTGAACTCGCCCGTCGCCTGGGCCTGCGCGTACCCGGCCTGGTCACGATCGGGCTCGATCCGGTCATAGGACTCGGTGAACCGGACCAGGAAGTGCAGGAGTTGCTCAAGTCGAGCGGCGGGCTGAATCTCGGGATGGACTTCCTCTCCCGGGCGATCGGCTTCGACGCCCTCGCGCACCAGGTGAGCCCGGAAGAAGCCGGGAGGATCGTCTGGTTCGACGCGCTGGTCAACAATGTCGACCGATCGTGGCGGAACCCTAACATGCTGGTCCTGCACGGCGATCTGTGGCTCATCGACCACGGCGCCACCATGATCTGGCACCACAACTGGCCCGGCGCGAAGGCCTCCGCGGCCAAGCCGTACGACGCCTCCGACCACGCACTCGCGCCGTTCGGCCCCGACATCGCCTCCGCCGCCGCGGAGTTGGCGCCGCGTGTCACCGAGGAACTGCTCGCGGAGGTGACGGCGGCGATCCCGGAGGAGTGGCTGCGGGACGAGCCGGGGTTCGAGTCCACGGACGCGCTCAGGCGCGCGTACGCGGAGCCGCTCCTCGCCCGCGCCGCCACCGTTCACGAGCGCGTCCGCACGAGCCAGGAGGGCACGAAGTGAGCGAGCGCGACGGCCGTGATGTCTACGAGTACGCGCTGCTGCGGGTCGTGCCGCGCGTCGAGCGGGGGGAGTACTTCAACGCGGGCGTGCTCGTGTACTGCCGCGCGAAGTCCTTCGTGGCCGCCCACACCCATCTCGACGAGACCAAGCTGCGGGTCCTCGACCCCGAGGCGGACGCGGCAGGGGTCCGGGCCGCTCTGCGCGCCGTCGAGGGCGTCTGCGCCGGGGGGGCCGCGGCGGGTCAGGCCGCGCGCGACGACGCCGGCCGGCGCTTCCGCTGGCTGATCGCGCCCCGCTCCACGGTCGTCCAGCCGGGGCCCGTGCACACCGGCCTCACGGCTGATCCCGCCGCCGAGGCGGTGCGGCTGCTCGACCTGCTGGTCAGGTAATGGATCACACCGGCCGAGCAGGCCGTTGACACTGGGTGCCAAGGCTTCTAGCGTCACGTCTGCTGAAGGTACTAAGCGGTCGCTCACCAGAGGGGCGTACCGTGAGAGCCGCAGGTTTGGTCTTTCAAGGGCTTCCCAAGGGCGAGGAGAACCAGCAATGTCCACCTCAGAGCAGCGCGTCGCCGTAGTCACCGGTGCCGCGCGCGGCATCGGCGCCGCGACCGCCGTACGACTGGCCGCCGAGGGCCGCGCCGTCGCGGTGATCGACCTCGACGAGGCCGCGTGCAAGGACACCGTGGAGAAGATCACCGCCGCCGGCGGCAGGGCGATCGCGGTGGGCGCCGACGTCTCCGACGAGGCGCAGGTCGAGGCCGCCGTGGCGCGGGTCGCCGAGGAGCTCGGGGCGCCGACGATCCTGGTGAACAACGCGGGCGTGCTCCGTGACAACCTGCTGTTCAAGATGAGCGTGTCGGACTGGGACACGGTCCTGAACGTGCACCTGCGCGGCTCCTTCCTGATGACGCGGGCCGTCCAGAAGTACATGGTGGACGCCAAGTTCGGCCGTGTCGTCAACCTCTCCTCCTCCTCGGCCCTCGGCAACCGCGGCCAGGTCAACTACTCCGCCGCCAAGGCCGGTCTCCAGGGCTTCACCAAGACGCTCGCCTTCGAGCTCGGCAAGTTCGGCGTCACCGCGAACGCCGTCGCGCCCGGCTTCATCGTCACCGACATGACCGCCGCCACCGCCGAGCGGGTCGGCATGGGCTTCGAGGAGTTCCAGGCCGCGGCCGCCACCCAGATCCCGGTCCAGCGCGTCGGCAACCCGGACGACATCGCCAACGCGATCGCCTTCTTCACGGGCGACGCGGCCGGCTTCGTCTCCGGCCAGGTGCTGTACGTGGCCGGCGGACCGCTCAACTAGGGCCGGGGGACAGGGACATGAGCACTGTGGAACTCTCGGGCAAGGTAGCCCTCATCACCGGCGCGAGCCGCGGCATCGGCTACGGCGTCGCAGAGGCGCTGCTCGCCCGCGGCGACCGGGTGTGCATCACCGGCCGCAACGAGGACGCGCTCAAGGAAGCCGTCGAGACGCTCGGCGCCGACCGCGTGATCGGCGTCGCGGGCAAGGCCCACGACGAGGCCCACCAGGCCATCGCCGTCGAGCGCACCATGGAGGCGTTCGGCCGCGTCGACTTCCTGATCAACAACGCGGGTACGAACCCGGTGTTCGGGCCGATCGCCGACCTCGACCTCAACGTGGCACGCAAGGTGTTCGAGACCAACGTCGTCTCCGCGCTCGGCTTCGCCCAGCGGACGTGGAAGGCGTGGCAGAGCGAGAACGGCGGCGCGATCGTCAACATCTCCTCGCTCGCGGGCGTCCAGGCCTCGCCGTTCATCGGGGCGTACGGCATCAGCAAGGCCGCGATGATCAACCTGACCCTTCAGCTGGCCCACGAGTTCGCGCCCAAGGTGCGGGTCAACTCCATCGCGCCCGCCGTCGTCAAGACGCAGTTCGCCAAGGCCCTGTACGAGGGCCGCGAGGGGGAGGCGGCCGCGGGCTACCCCCTCGGCCGGCTCGGCGTACCGTCGGACATCGGCGGCACCGCCGCGTTCCTGACCTCGGAACAGTCGGACTGGATCACCGGGCAGACGCTGGTGGTCGACGGCGGGAAGTTCCTCAACGCGGGAGTCTGACAACGGACCGCATCATGGACGCCCGGGCGGCTTGGCCGAAAATCGCCCGGGCGTCCACCTGCGAGGGGCGCCACCAGGAAGGACACCGTTCCGGCACGTTCCGCCATTTCTGCTGATCAAGGGCCTTGCCAGTGTGAAGGCCCATGCGGCCGGGCGCTGCGGTATCGTGCGCCCACCCTTGTGGTATGGCCGATCGAGGAGTGTGCGCGTGTTCAAGCGGGACAGATACCTGCGTCAGATGGGGGCGATCACGTCCATATCCCTGGTCGCCGGATGCGGAATCTTCTCCTCGGACTCTTCCGACGAGGGGAAGTCGATCCTCGTGGGGACGACCAGTGAGCCCAGCACACTGGATCCGGCGGCCTCCTGGGACAACTCGTGGGAGCTGTTCCGCAACGTCCACCAGACCCTCCTGAACTTCCCCACCGGCGCGTCCGAGCCCGAACCCGACGCCGCCGAGAGCTGCCAGTTCACCGACGGTGCGAGC from Streptomyces sp. NBC_00258 includes:
- a CDS encoding pyridoxamine 5'-phosphate oxidase family protein, yielding MAVTQRRGRRIMMTPDELDEFLTTQRTCRLATVSADGAPHVSTLWFAWDGKSLWLYSITRSKRWADLRRDPRVAVVVDAGEEYDDLRGVELSGTVEFIGEAPRTGEPYPELDSVERLFARKNFGLPEMPHDGRHAWMRLTPKATASWDFRKLAAL
- a CDS encoding cysteine hydrolase; translation: MPSFEQLSELLDPATTVLLTVECQQGVVGPDSALPELAKEARSSGALTRVARLVTAAHESGVQVMHAVAERRPDGRGANHNARLFRAAERLPVRQLSGTAAVRVAPPIEVAEEDLVVRRLHGLSPLAGTDVDALLRNLGCRTLIVTGVSANVAVPNAVFDAVNRGYTVVVPGDAIAGVPSDYTPAMIRNTLALVATVATTDEVLACLKRPRRVSRA
- a CDS encoding Rieske (2Fe-2S) protein, with the protein product MSSESLKPAPALCRRTLLAALGGAGIAATLTACGGSDDSSSGSSDASESSGSGGGAALAKTTDIPEGGGKVFADQGVVVTQPTAGEFKAYSTVCPHQKQQINSVADGTITCPAHGSQFNATDGSVKKGPATSGLTAAKITVSGDSITLG
- a CDS encoding prolyl oligopeptidase family serine peptidase, which gives rise to MTAEDLPLQYARTKRFSLGVPRGFTVSPDGDRVLFLRTTSGRSTTSLLWLYENGEERLLADPLTLGDDGEVPEAERIRRERARETSAGIVSYATDAAVRLVVFALSGALWVLRTDEGVPRRIPTAGPVVAPRPSPDGSRIAYVSDGALRVVRVDGTADRALARPEGPEVTYGLSDHVSAESLDRTRSFWWSPEGDALLVVRVDNSPVQQWYISDSAEPSRPPRAIRYPAAGTANAELSLHMVRLDGDRVDIRLPKEASGPHPAGEWTDPAFEYVVHATWDDTEPSAVVQTRDQRSAYLLRIDPWTGTTTTLHHLRDAAWLEFVPGTPAATATAGLVVTTQEGSRGLLMTGTGVRTPEGMYVHELLAVVGDRLCFTASEEPTEVHVWSYDPDKGFERLTEEPGVHRAVFGGDTVVLDSTTLDGQTVTVLRDGEPSGRIRVLAERPVTEPRPRFLTLGERELRAALYLPTSYEPGAGRLPVIVHSYSGPGAQKVVKAAAWHHAVNQWFADQGFAVLCVDGRGTPGRDRAWETAIHGDQLMPVIEDQADAVRAAAELFPELDSGRVAIRGWSFGGYLAAGAVLHRPDVFHAAVAGAAPTDLRLYDTHWKERFMGHPDVQPGNYERCSLVAHAHKLTRPLMLVHGMADDNVAPAHMLRFSAALLAAGRPHTVLPLPGATHLVTQESVIDTLLRLDLDFIKKSLNS
- a CDS encoding HipA family kinase, translated to MLKEVSATRYVTPLREGGSLPGLVEADDLGTYVMKFTGAGQGRKTLVAEVVCGELARRLGLRVPGLVTIGLDPVIGLGEPDQEVQELLKSSGGLNLGMDFLSRAIGFDALAHQVSPEEAGRIVWFDALVNNVDRSWRNPNMLVLHGDLWLIDHGATMIWHHNWPGAKASAAKPYDASDHALAPFGPDIASAAAELAPRVTEELLAEVTAAIPEEWLRDEPGFESTDALRRAYAEPLLARAATVHERVRTSQEGTK
- a CDS encoding DUF3037 domain-containing protein, yielding MSERDGRDVYEYALLRVVPRVERGEYFNAGVLVYCRAKSFVAAHTHLDETKLRVLDPEADAAGVRAALRAVEGVCAGGAAAGQAARDDAGRRFRWLIAPRSTVVQPGPVHTGLTADPAAEAVRLLDLLVR
- the fabG gene encoding 3-oxoacyl-ACP reductase FabG, yielding MSTSEQRVAVVTGAARGIGAATAVRLAAEGRAVAVIDLDEAACKDTVEKITAAGGRAIAVGADVSDEAQVEAAVARVAEELGAPTILVNNAGVLRDNLLFKMSVSDWDTVLNVHLRGSFLMTRAVQKYMVDAKFGRVVNLSSSSALGNRGQVNYSAAKAGLQGFTKTLAFELGKFGVTANAVAPGFIVTDMTAATAERVGMGFEEFQAAAATQIPVQRVGNPDDIANAIAFFTGDAAGFVSGQVLYVAGGPLN
- a CDS encoding SDR family oxidoreductase; this encodes MSTVELSGKVALITGASRGIGYGVAEALLARGDRVCITGRNEDALKEAVETLGADRVIGVAGKAHDEAHQAIAVERTMEAFGRVDFLINNAGTNPVFGPIADLDLNVARKVFETNVVSALGFAQRTWKAWQSENGGAIVNISSLAGVQASPFIGAYGISKAAMINLTLQLAHEFAPKVRVNSIAPAVVKTQFAKALYEGREGEAAAGYPLGRLGVPSDIGGTAAFLTSEQSDWITGQTLVVDGGKFLNAGV